Part of the Desulfuribacillus alkaliarsenatis genome, CAAAGTAGTACGTTAGCTAAGGAATTAGCAAAAGATTGTCGTACAGTAGAAGATATCCAGGAAAAGATGAAAGAACTATTCAAGAATACTCTCCAAGAAATTTTTGAAGCAGAGATGGAAAATCATCTTGGGTATCCAAAGAATGATTCCAGAGGCATTAACACTGGTAATAGTCGTAATGGTTATA contains:
- a CDS encoding transposase, giving the protein MQSSTLAKELAKDCRTVEDIQEKMKELFKNTLQEIFEAEMENHLGYPKNDSRGINTGNSRNGY